The genomic region GCATGGTCCCTGGAGCACGAGCTGCCTGGCAATGGGGGTAGCTGTGTGTTTCCCACCCGGAGGTGTCGTGTGCCTGGGCCTGCAGGAATATCTTCTGTGAAGATCTGTGTGTTCCAGTGGCCTTTGGGGCACTGTGGCTCGTGGCTGGCAGGTGTGGATCTCCTCCCGTGCCCGTGGGGCGGGGCCCATGAAGGTGCCATTGTCATCATGTTTCTTGCAGAACTTGTAACttcattaaattatttattgacTGGATGGCTTGAGTTTGGATCTGTGCTCATTCACTTGCAGGGGTGTCTGCCCTTGTAGAGCACAGAAGTGTGGTTTCACCATGCTATAGACCCTTTCATTCtccatgtatttatttaaaaacagtcTGTAGGATTCATTTCAGTAGAGATGTTTCTAAACCCAAGTTTGTTAGTATCAGAAAATGACCCTGTTGCCCTCTCAGCTCAATTTTGCCAAACCTCAGTCTCTTAAATTCCTGCTTATTATTGCACTATTTTTGCTTAAATAATTTGTAAAGACAGGTACTGTGCTTTAAAGGTGAGCTCAGCACTTGAAAATAGTGGTTCTGGTGCTGAGGAGAATATTTTGGTCATCCTCTTCTgattttttggttattttttaatgtttatggCTATGGAAGCAAATGTTTTTTATGttcctgctccctttcctcttGGTGGGGTGGCTTTGGTTTGGATGAAGGTCCTTGGTGACACAGCAGCACGTCCTGGCTGAGCCTGCTGTGAGCTGAGTGTGTGTGGAAGTCATACAAGGAATGTTCAGCCAAATCCtgctggggaaaatgggggggaattGGTGTTACAAAGTCCGAGCTGCCTGTAGAagctgcaggggaagggaaggtgACTCCACTGAGCTTGGGCTGAaatcctgcctggagcagggctcTCCGTGCAGGCCGTGCCAGGCACTGTGTGGGAACTGCTCCTGCACacaagggaagggctgggggtggaACTCCAGCGTGGAAGGCTCCATGGGAACCAGTCAGCCCTCCCCAGGTGTTTAGGGAGTGTTTAGGGCTGATACACGAAAGCTAACAGTGGCAGTAAAGCAGGAGAGGGGGGCACTGGCTCCAGCCTGTACTTGCTCCTCACTGCCCTGCCTCTTCTGCCTTGTCCTTGATCTCATTCCAAGGGTTTGGACTCTGTCCAGCATCAGGACAAAGGCTCCCCAAATGTCTCCCTGAGCACACAGAAGCAGAGGATGTGTAAGGCCACCACAACCCTTCCCGTGGGCGCCCGCAGTGCAGAGCCCGGGTGTTTTGGGGGCCCCCATTGCCGAGCTCCtgccctccagctcctgcccctgctgccccagccgcCCTCCCCCAGtcactgacagacagacagacacacgcTCAGTCCTGCCCATTTCCTGGCAGCTGGGATTTTTCCAGCTcgtgaggcaggagagcttgTGACACTGTGTGGGGGCTGGAGCCGTCACTGTCAGACCCTGGGAAGGTCAGAGTCCCCTGTCAGGGGTAAGGGGCGTTGTGGGGTTCTGTAGCACAAAGTTGCAGAGgctttgttttcattaatttcttcGTTACAAGTCACTATTAGGTAAATACACTCATGACTAGCAAAGTGAGAGAGTGTCTGCATAGGTTATTTTTTACTGTTAGTAGCACTTACATAGATTTCACTGGAAGTATCGCAGCAAAGTTCATCAAACTCCTGCAGGAGTGAGGTCAGTCACTGATGGACAAGGTCTCCCTTCAGATATGACCTGTTCATGGAGCCTGGAGCCAGCCTGCTGTGCCTGGTGATCTGCAGGGGTGTGCAGGGAGAGCTCCAGGACAGAGAGAGGCTCTTTGGGCCAGCAGCCAGTTACTTCTGCATGGTTCCATGAGTGGGCAGAAGACACCAGCTCTGAGGTCCATGTCTGCCTGGATCTGAGGGCCCTCTGTGggttgtggtgttttttttgcTGTGCAGGTTCCAGCAATTCTTTGGTTTTAGCCTCTCCAAGGATACCCTGGGCTCCCTGTTGTGCTTGCCAAGGGCACTGCAGGTTCCCAGCTGTGAatgctgctgtcccaggctggcAGATGTTTCTCCATCTGTTTGAGCACACATCCCTTGTCAGTGCTGTTCCTCATTGTAACCAGGTTGCTTTCAgggcagctgttccagcagGATGTCAGTGGTGTTTCCTTGCTCCCAGCATCAAGAAGCTGTCCTGGGTGTGGCAGTGACCCCCAGGAGCCCCACGAGCTGGGCTAGACTTTGGGAACTCTGTGcttgtccccattcccagcctctGTGTCTGAgcaggcactgctctgctccagcccctggtgCCTGGGGGGGCAGCCACCGCCCCGTGTGCCACCGCGGCAGCTTCCTGCCCAGGTGCTCCCTGCTCACCCCCTGCTCCAGGGTTGTCTGGAAACGTGGCTGGAGGGGAGGGACCTCCGTGGGCACAGCAGCGAGTCCagcagtccctgctgcaggcaggcactggcagagctctgcttcccccagggacagccctgctccccaggctcctgctgctcccccagagacagccctgctccctggagagtgaggggctgtgcctgctgccaaGTTGCACCTGCTGAGAGGCCCCAGGTGAGTGATGGCTGACAATCGTGTTggggatgctccatccctggggtgtGTCTCACATGAGGCAGCCATGGCCAGCTGGGCCCTGGGAGCCATCCTCACCGTGCTGGCCTCGCTCATCATCGCTGCCAACGTGCTGGTGGCCATTATCCTGCTCTGCCACATCCGGAAGAGAGGCTCCAAGGGGCTCTGTTTCGTCCTCAATCTTGCCTTGGCGGATGCCATGGTTGGCTTTACAGTCATGGGCCTGGCTGTGGATGAGCTTTCCCAGCCCtttcctgcttcccagcagtTTTGCATCCTGAGAATGGCTTTTGTGATGtcttcctgtgctgcctccaTCCTGTCCCTGATCCTGGTTGCATGTGACAGGCACCTGGCCATCCGGAAGCCTTTCCACTATTTCCAGCTGGTGACAGGCCTGCGGGTCGGGCTGTGCCTGGTGGGGCTCTGGCTCTTTGCTGCCATCATCGGCTTCCTCCCGGTCTTCATCCCATACTTCCAGAGGATCTCCAACCATTGGAAATGTTCCTTCTTCAACCTCTTCCAGCCTTCCTACATGCTCACCATGTTCTGCCTCGGCTTCTTCCCCGcactcttcctcttcctctacCTCTACTGTGACATGCTGAAAATCGCCTCGGTGCATGTGCAGCATATCCAGGAggtggagcaggcagggctgggtggcgGCTGTCCCCCACCCCGTGCCACCAGTGACATGAAGGCCATGCGCACGGTGGCCGTGCTCATCGGATGCTTCACCTTCTCCTGGCTGCCCTTCTTCATCTGCAGCATCGTGCAGATGGCCTGCCCTGAGTGCTTCCCCTACAAAGTCATCGAGAACttcctctggctgctggggctgggcaactCCCTCCTGAACCCGCTGCTCTATTCCTACTGGCAGAAGGACGTGCAGTTCCAGCTGTCTCAGCTGGCTGCAGGTGTGAAGAGGAGGGTCCTGCTCCACCTGGGCAACGGCCGCTGTTTCCTGGGCAGAAACACAAAGGCTCCTCCTGCCGTGtcctgcctggagctccaggaCTGACTTGGTAAGGAGTGGCTGTCTCTGGCTTGCCAGCTTCCCTCCTGCATTGTGACCATGAACTCAGGGCCTGCCAGCTCTGAAGGAGATCACAGATGGGTGGGACCAGTCTGGATGTTAATTTCCAGGCGCCATCGTGGCCGGATTCCAGCCTGCCCCCCGCCCCATAGCCCCCAGCAGAGCCAgttccccccagccccaggcagcccaggTTGCAGGTGCTCCCTGGAGAgcctctgctggagcagccctgtgtCTGCTGGACCAAGCTCTCCCACTCACTCTGCAGAAAAAGATCCTTTGCCCATCACTAGCCAGCTTCCCCTGCCAGGTGTGTCCCCCCTGCTCCATGGGCAACAAACCCCCTGTTCCTGGGGCAGGTGTGGGCACAAGGATGGCTCTGACCCCTTGGCCCTGCAGCAAAGACTGGGCAGGCTATGAAGCATCCCCTAACTCTCCTGGAGCACAGGTGCTCCCCCTCCCTTCCCAAACCCACCTCTCAATTCTACACAGGGCCATCCCTGCTTTGGGCTGTGCCTATGTGGAGCAGAGGTGAGGGGGTGAgtttggggatggggacagagaggCTTGGCAGTGACCATGCCTGTGTGAGGGCTGGTGTaacccagggcagggggacaacctgggcactgctgtcaCTGTTTACCCAGGCTGTAAAGTGAGTCAATGAGTAACTGGCTAACAAGGAGAGGGAGGATTGGCTGCTTCAGAGCTCCCCACGAAGAAGAGCTGCTGTGTCCCCCCAGGATTTGAGACTGGAAGGATCCCTGCACACCCACTCTGCCCATGGGAACCCCCTTCTGCCCTAGTGGCCAGATGGCTGCCTCTGCCAGAGGCTAAAGTTGTACTTAATTGCTtctcataaaataatttcattccaTCCACACGACAAGAAAACTTCCCTTAGAAGAGGTTTATTTGCTAAAAAAGTACATTACGCTGAAAATGAGGGTGCTCTGCATGAAACAGCAGCTGTTCCCACCTCTGTCCTTGCCCCACTAGCAGACACTGCTCACGGCTGTATCCACTTGCATCCAGAACTTGCCATCCtagaaaaagtgggaaaaataaaagtgtctTGAAAAGATTCTAAACAAGAGGCCCTCTGTGGCATTGCCCTCGGCCAGGGAAAGGCCTGGGACCAGGTCCCATGTGGCAGACACCATTCATGGCTGGGGTGGAGGCACTGACCCTGGGggagggctgctctgggggctgctgtAGGGATCTGGTGGGTGGATCTAGCCTgcctcagctctgggctcagcccaTCATCTCCCTGCACGGGGATTTGCTGCCTGTTCTCGGTGatgcctgagctctgctggctgtgcctTTGATCATCCTCATCCTCGCTGAGCCTCTGCTTCCCTCCAACATCTTCCTGCAGCAGGTCCCAGTGGGAACAGGGACACTTTGGACATGGGCCTTGTGCTGCTTCCTGAGCTCCCTgactgccagctctgctgcgTGAATCTGTCACTGagctggccaggctgcaggTCTGGATTGGcgtgaggagcaggagccctggctgggcaggagctcgTTCCAAGTGGGATCAGGGCTCAGGGAGCCTGCTCAGCGCCATGAACACACTGCAGTGCCTTGGATGGGAGAGGGGACACCTCCAGACGCACCTACAGGGGACACTggaagggagcctacaagagaGATGGAGAATGTGGACTTTGGACAAGAGTCTGAAGTGATGGGACACAGAATAGcttcctgctgccagagggcagggatggatgggatattgggaaggaattgttccctgtgagggtgggcaggcctggcacaggtgcccagagcagctgtggctgcccctggatccctggcagtgcccaaggccaggctgggactTGGAGAAGCTTGGGATAATGGAAGGTGCCCATGACAGAgggttggaatgggatgggccTTCAGTTctaatccaaaccattctgagattctgtgacACTGTGCAGGTGGGGGACAAGGTGCAGCTGGAGGCAGAACTCCCCCTACAGTGGAGCGTCCCTTTCTGGGCATCTCACTGTGGCACTGACCCCTCTCCTCGCTGTGCAAGACGTGGCTGGAAGGGCTCACAGGccggcacagctggggctccatCCCCGGATACAGCTCCAGATCCCGCTGGGTAACCTGGAGGGGCAGCCGCTCCCTGTGGGGCCAGGCCTGCTCCCATCGCTCATCGcagagagctcctgctgctgtcccgCTCCAGCCTGCGGTGACCGCGGCCCCGAGCGGCGGCGCGGGAGCGGCTGCACAGGGGGGCACGGGGCGGCCATGGCGGGAGGGGGACGGAGCCATCCTGCTGCACACCGGCACCGGCAAGGATGGGGGGCGCCTGCCCCGCTGCCGCCCCGCGCTGAATAAACAAACGCCCTTGTGCCCGGCTGGTCTCTGCTCCGCTACCGGGGGCTCGGGGCGGCACCGGGGACAGCCGGGGGCCGCTCTGCCCCACGCCAGGAAGCAGCAGTGGCACGGGGGGGAACACAGAACCGGGGCGGCGGAAAGGCGGGCGACAGCAGCGGAGCCGCGGCCGCGTGGCCGGCCCTGTCCCGGTGAGGTGTTTACGGCAGGATGTTCCTGCTGGGATGTTCCCGGTCCCGGTGGGATGGTCCTGGTCCCGGGGGGTGGGGCCAGTCCTGGTGGGACTGTCCCGGTCCCGGAGGGGTGGGGCCTGTCCCAGAGGGGTGGGGCCGGTCCCGGTGGGATGATCCCAGTCCTGGAGGGGTGTGGCCTGTCCCGGTGGGCGGTGCCGGCCGCGGAGGGGTGTGGCCGGTCCCGGTGGGATAGTCCTGGCCCAGGGGGTGGAGCCGGTCTGGTCCCGcgcgctcccgccccgccggACGCCGTCACGTGCCCGTCACGGTGCGCGcgcagcgcccgccccgccAATGGGCGCGCGCAGCGGGggcgcgcggggcggggcgtGCGGCGGAAGCGGCGGCGCGTgcgggagcggccgggccgggccgggccgagccgggcgGTGAgtgaggggaaggggggggggcGCGGACCCGGGACACGGGACCCTGATGCGGGGAGCGGGcgcggccctgcccggccccgccctgccccgccccgcccTGCCCTGGCGGGAGAGGCCGAGTGGCGGCCGGGGCCGGCCCGCAGCGAGAGCAGCCGGGGCCGGAGCGCTCCCCTGCTGGGGCCCGGGCGTGCGGAGGGGCCGCCCCGCTCTCCATTGCCGCTGCCCGACCGGCCGCAGGGCTCGCTGGGCAGGAGCGGCCTCCTCCGCACCTGCGGCCCGGCCGAGCCAGCCGGGGAGTTTTGTGGAGGGCCTGAACGGCCTCGTGGGAGCCGTCGCGACTTCGGGAAGACTGGCGGGGACACCCGCAGGGCTCCGCGTCCGGCTGGGGGGTGGGGAGGCTGTGTGGGAAAGTTTATTCCACGTGGGAAGTGTCTGTGACACTCTTTGGGTTCAGTGGTAGttaaaataacttcaaaaaCGACATTAAAATTACATCAGTAAAGATGGAGATTGTTACGGAAAGGTCTGGAGCACCcggagcagctgggaaaggggctcagcctggagaaaaggagcaacCTCAGGGGGGAacttgtggctctgcacagcgCCCTGACAGGAGGAgcagccgggggggtcgggaCCTTGTGCTGTGTCGTGTTTGCTCGAGGTGAGAGGAAAAAGGCCTCAAGGTGTGCCAAGCTAGTTTCAGGTTAGCAATTAGTAACAATCGTTTCCCTGCCGGAGCGGTCAGGCCTTGGAATAAATTGCTCAGGGTGGAGGCACCATCTCTGCAAGTGTTGAGGCATTTGGGGTGTGTTTTAAGGGTTAttgtggtggtgctggtgggtCTGGGTGACCTTGAAGGTCTCTTTCAATCCCAACGATCCTGTGAAATTGGCACAAGGAGAAATTGGCTGCGTATAAAGAAATTCCTCTGGTGTTGCAAGAATGAGCATTTTACAGACGGGGTGGGGGGTGAAGGTGGCAGCAGCTTCCCCCGAGGTGGGATgcacctggctgtgctcacgctgtgctgggctgtgctggggctgtggtgcCGCAGCAGATGGGCcgtgggcagcacagggagctttGGGGATGCTCGTGCTGGTGCCCACAGCTGCCgtgggctgcagctctcccacagccctggaCTGCAACTCTTACATGCACATGCATGCATCTGTTTGGTTCCTTGAGCATTTCTAATGAGCTTCTTTGGTTTATGTCCTTCTTACTCTGTTGTTTTCGTCACATTTTGGCGCTGTGTGCTGTTACCAGTAACGTCCATCAATGTCATGCTGTGTGGAGATGTTTTTGTTCTTTAGTGCCACGTATTTGTTGCACAAACATTAATCCTTGGATAAGCTCCTCATTAGTCTGCACTGTCCCTACCTCCCCTGCAGCTACATTAATTAGCCAttgtattttttcatattttcctggaaaaagttgcagcagagctgtgaggcTGTGGGAAAGCATGGAGGTGACCCTGGATAGGAGTTTATCCCTCCAACTTGTGTTCCTTCTTACTCCAGCCATACTCCTCCCTGTGGTGGAAGTCAAGGGGTTGGATTCTCTGTTTCTTCAAGGCTTATTTGAGGAATTTTGAGGAGAGATCAAATCTAATCTAATTAAAAAGGCCCTTGAGCTGAGTTGTTGAAAGCTGTGTGGGAGCTGGGGTGAGGTCAGGTTTCTGTGTTGAAGGTCATATGTTTGGAGCTTGTAGCAGGGATGAGGTTCAATCACCAAGTCATTGCAAAGATCAGGTGTTGCTACTGAGGTATTCTGTATACCTTCCAAAGATGGTGTGAGATTTCTCCCTTAATCCCCAGCTTTTCTGCTGACATTATTTCAGTTCCAGCATGTCCATTCCATCCAGCTGCTCCACTCTCAGCCAGCAGTTCCTCATGCTGATGCTGGCTTTCCACGAGGCTCTCTTGCCCATTAGTCCAAGCTTTTGCACTGGGATTTTTTGATGATCCTGACTGCTGGCTTTACtggagtttttgttttgtgtcttccctt from Ammospiza caudacuta isolate bAmmCau1 chromosome 14, bAmmCau1.pri, whole genome shotgun sequence harbors:
- the GPR119 gene encoding glucose-dependent insulinotropic receptor translates to MADNRVGDAPSLGCVSHEAAMASWALGAILTVLASLIIAANVLVAIILLCHIRKRGSKGLCFVLNLALADAMVGFTVMGLAVDELSQPFPASQQFCILRMAFVMSSCAASILSLILVACDRHLAIRKPFHYFQLVTGLRVGLCLVGLWLFAAIIGFLPVFIPYFQRISNHWKCSFFNLFQPSYMLTMFCLGFFPALFLFLYLYCDMLKIASVHVQHIQEVEQAGLGGGCPPPRATSDMKAMRTVAVLIGCFTFSWLPFFICSIVQMACPECFPYKVIENFLWLLGLGNSLLNPLLYSYWQKDVQFQLSQLAAGVKRRVLLHLGNGRCFLGRNTKAPPAVSCLELQD